Proteins from a single region of Stigmatella erecta:
- a CDS encoding DUF2381 family protein, translated as MRPSASASALLLLLVAPSAWARLPDHRIVLRTLKLSEHPSTATHNIHVSGQVVTVLRFDQEVDPTKTKLLGWEGRFEPLLVGSKKVVIEPLRNLGRDEGVPLLVTLVDGTEIPFLVRPPWDKQDLGWTPFTDHQVNVFKDPDSYNAVLSSLNDALQRESELRDENERLKREEQSIDHAYATLLFKGDVKKTPFRRQAVYRPKNDDMAMVVEIFSGPRKAAVLVHLTNTGDTAPWTFEGAYVTRDFTSNTEKPFALRMDQTELAPGQSGKIAVVVDESAFDHEGKLVDLSLLIFRGDGLLQVAVTMDHTLIRQ; from the coding sequence ATGCGTCCTTCCGCCTCCGCGTCTGCCCTGCTTCTCCTCCTCGTGGCTCCCTCGGCTTGGGCCAGGTTGCCGGACCATCGGATCGTGCTCCGGACGCTCAAGCTGTCGGAGCATCCGAGTACCGCCACGCACAACATCCACGTCTCCGGACAGGTGGTGACGGTCCTCCGGTTCGACCAGGAGGTAGACCCCACCAAGACGAAGCTCCTGGGGTGGGAAGGCCGGTTCGAGCCCTTGCTCGTTGGGAGCAAGAAGGTGGTCATCGAGCCGCTTCGCAACCTCGGCCGTGACGAAGGGGTGCCTCTGCTCGTGACGCTCGTGGACGGGACGGAGATCCCGTTCCTGGTGCGGCCACCCTGGGACAAGCAGGACCTGGGTTGGACGCCCTTCACCGACCATCAGGTCAACGTGTTCAAGGACCCAGATAGCTACAACGCGGTGCTCTCGTCTCTCAACGACGCGCTCCAGCGCGAGAGCGAACTCCGCGACGAGAACGAGCGGCTCAAGCGGGAGGAACAGTCCATCGACCACGCTTACGCGACGCTCCTCTTCAAGGGGGACGTGAAGAAAACGCCGTTTCGGCGTCAAGCTGTTTACCGTCCGAAGAACGACGACATGGCCATGGTTGTCGAAATCTTTTCGGGTCCCAGGAAGGCAGCGGTTCTGGTTCACCTGACAAACACCGGCGACACAGCCCCCTGGACGTTTGAGGGTGCCTACGTGACCCGGGACTTCACCAGCAACACGGAAAAACCCTTCGCTCTTCGTATGGATCAGACCGAGCTTGCTCCAGGCCAGTCCGGGAAAATCGCGGTCGTGGTGGACGAAAGTGCCTTCGACCACGAGGGGAAACTCGTCGACCTCTCTCTCCTGATTTTCCGTGGAGATGGGCTCCTTCAGGTGGCCGTCACCATGGATCACACGCTGATTCGGCAGTAA
- a CDS encoding serine/threonine protein kinase, translating into MLTQNRLLLSTSILLAASLGCATAGGVALRRDGTPGPQKCSEEAQKIMEALKLHVGDASLVELDANQLRSKRITLYDGPIESVLKEEFGTLEATTRLYGQVWTSGPQVVIRYYEAHPPDSAKLPICAVARLSYDQMKKRPESQPGTAILDGSIAAAYVVDAFR; encoded by the coding sequence ATGCTCACCCAGAACCGTCTTCTTCTCAGCACGTCCATTCTCCTTGCGGCATCGCTCGGCTGTGCCACGGCTGGTGGCGTGGCGTTGCGTCGGGATGGCACTCCAGGCCCTCAGAAATGTTCCGAAGAAGCCCAAAAAATAATGGAGGCGCTGAAGCTACACGTCGGGGATGCCTCTTTGGTGGAACTTGACGCGAACCAATTGAGGAGCAAACGCATCACGCTCTACGACGGCCCCATTGAGAGCGTCCTGAAGGAAGAGTTTGGCACGCTTGAGGCGACGACGCGTCTGTACGGACAGGTATGGACGAGCGGTCCGCAGGTCGTCATCCGCTACTACGAAGCACACCCTCCGGACAGCGCGAAACTTCCTATCTGCGCGGTGGCCCGGCTCAGTTATGACCAGATGAAGAAACGGCCCGAGTCTCAACCAGGAACCGCCATTCTTGATGGCTCGATCGCGGCGGCCTACGTCGTCGATGCCTTCAGGTAA
- a CDS encoding serine/threonine protein kinase has translation MPVPKALLSAFFLSATSACTTAGGVSLRPDGTPGPQECPEEALKAMRYMRLRVGDSALVELDANQIRSRRITLYDGPIESVLKEDFGTLEGPTRLYGQVWTSGPQVVIRYYEAHPPDGEKIPLCAVARLGEDQMRKRPESKPGTAILDGSIAAAFAVDAFR, from the coding sequence ATGCCCGTCCCCAAAGCACTCCTGAGCGCCTTCTTCCTGTCCGCGACGTCCGCCTGCACCACGGCTGGTGGTGTATCGCTGCGTCCGGACGGCACTCCGGGCCCCCAGGAGTGCCCGGAAGAAGCCCTGAAGGCGATGCGCTACATGAGGCTGCGCGTCGGGGACAGTGCGTTGGTGGAGCTGGACGCGAACCAGATCCGGAGCCGGCGCATCACGCTCTACGACGGACCGATCGAGAGCGTCCTGAAGGAGGACTTTGGCACGCTGGAGGGGCCTACCCGCTTGTATGGGCAGGTGTGGACGAGCGGGCCTCAGGTCGTCATCCGGTATTACGAGGCGCACCCTCCGGACGGCGAGAAGATTCCTCTCTGCGCCGTAGCCCGGCTGGGGGAGGACCAGATGAGGAAGCGGCCTGAGTCAAAGCCAGGTACCGCGATCCTCGATGGCTCGATCGCAGCCGCCTTCGCCGTTGATGCATTCCGGTAA
- a CDS encoding type II toxin-antitoxin system PemK/MazF family toxin, with protein MKKITGESAGTPSVSINRGDIFWIGPDDSRGPVAAYSHPHVVVQDDVFNHSRITTVVVCALTSNLHRATEPGNVLLEVGEGNLPKQSVVVVSQISSVDKTRLGERIGSLSSTRVDQILAGLRFQQVSFFNR; from the coding sequence ATGAAGAAAATCACAGGAGAATCTGCGGGCACGCCTTCCGTCAGCATCAACCGCGGAGACATCTTCTGGATCGGGCCCGATGACTCAAGAGGCCCTGTAGCTGCCTATTCCCATCCCCATGTGGTGGTTCAGGACGACGTCTTCAACCACTCGCGCATCACCACCGTGGTCGTGTGCGCACTGACGTCGAACCTGCACCGGGCCACCGAGCCAGGAAACGTCCTGCTGGAAGTGGGCGAGGGAAACCTTCCCAAGCAGAGCGTGGTGGTCGTGTCGCAGATCTCCTCGGTCGACAAGACCCGCCTGGGGGAACGCATTGGGTCCCTATCCAGCACACGGGTGGACCAGATTCTGGCCGGTCTGCGCTTCCAGCAGGTGTCGTTCTTCAACCGGTAG
- a CDS encoding polysaccharide lyase family 7 protein gives MPTLKKSLLIAAAATLVSVPAFAQTKLGIPDENISARGSDTNLPVNANDGWLNTRWSANASEGEQWLQYDLGSCHQVAYANLAWYNGDSRKYNLRIQASADGSAWTTVFTGTNSGTTAALKPYNFGGRAARYVRVLSTGSDVNTWVSLSELEIWTNGAGTCSAPALDPGKAPGQNFDLSGYRLQTLDGSLQVKQVDPINAYTDKYFYTDGSTGAMTFSVPSGAGSTANSHYPRSELRGKATWNMGVTRTLSVSMKVLQQPATGQIIIGQIHGEQTGGSELLKLRWTNGDILMGVKKNFGDSEQKILIKSGIALGQNIDYVIKLAGSTVTVTVNGTSKSFTYNTASWSAVDLYFKLGAYSQDSEKNGTTAKVAVTALK, from the coding sequence ATGCCAACGCTTAAGAAATCCCTCCTGATCGCTGCGGCGGCCACGCTGGTGTCGGTGCCCGCGTTCGCGCAAACGAAGCTGGGCATTCCGGACGAGAACATCAGCGCCAGAGGCAGTGACACCAACCTGCCGGTCAACGCGAACGATGGGTGGCTGAACACGCGTTGGTCGGCGAACGCCAGCGAAGGCGAGCAGTGGCTCCAGTACGACCTGGGCAGTTGCCACCAGGTCGCCTACGCCAACCTCGCCTGGTACAACGGCGATTCGCGCAAGTACAACCTCAGGATCCAGGCGTCGGCGGACGGCAGCGCCTGGACCACGGTGTTCACCGGCACGAACAGCGGCACGACGGCGGCGCTGAAGCCCTACAACTTCGGCGGCCGGGCGGCCCGGTACGTGCGGGTGCTGAGCACCGGCAGCGACGTCAACACCTGGGTCAGCCTGTCGGAGCTGGAGATCTGGACGAACGGGGCGGGTACCTGCTCCGCGCCCGCGCTCGATCCGGGCAAGGCGCCGGGACAGAACTTCGACCTGTCCGGCTACCGGCTCCAGACGTTGGACGGGTCGCTCCAGGTCAAGCAGGTCGACCCCATCAACGCTTACACGGACAAGTACTTCTATACGGACGGCTCGACCGGGGCGATGACGTTCTCGGTGCCGTCGGGGGCGGGCTCGACCGCCAACTCCCACTACCCCCGCTCGGAGCTGCGGGGCAAGGCCACCTGGAACATGGGCGTGACGCGCACGCTCTCCGTGTCGATGAAGGTGCTGCAGCAACCGGCCACGGGACAGATCATCATCGGCCAGATCCATGGCGAGCAGACGGGCGGCTCGGAGCTGCTGAAACTGCGCTGGACGAACGGCGACATCCTGATGGGGGTGAAGAAGAACTTCGGCGACAGCGAGCAGAAAATCCTGATCAAGAGCGGCATCGCGCTGGGTCAGAACATCGACTACGTCATCAAGCTGGCGGGCTCCACGGTGACGGTGACGGTCAACGGCACGTCGAAGTCGTTCACCTACAACACCGCGTCGTGGAGTGCCGTGGACCTGTACTTCAAGCTCGGCGCCTACTCGCAGGATTCCGAGAAGAACGGCACGACCGCCAAGGTCGCGGTGACGGCGCTGAAGTAG
- a CDS encoding glycosyl hydrolase family 18 protein — MIQRRQSERFFRAACAALFLTSACAPEATAPEAPDEATGTTPQAVIAGVSFKTVLGGRYVGAQNNGGGAVIATATAVQAWEKFTLDDINGGALESGDSVFITAGTGQYFQAANGGGSTLNAASANRQGWETFRIVKKSGSGAIANGDIVGLQTVTTGHWVSAENGGGGTVFAYGGALGDWEQLTISGLSGGTTPPPTGRKRVVGYLPNWYGSYASWVGKVDFDKLTHVNLAFALGDANGQLQLAPASDLATFVNAAHAKGVKVFPSLCGGGGDDKIAPFYQPARVDAFVDHIINYVVSNNMDGIDVDVEAPDRMGSVYDTFIAKLIAKARPRGLPVTAAVSQWMQHGMSDTTLRSFDFITVMSYDNTGTWTGAGEHSSYAQAQTALTFYSNKGVAKDKIVLGVPFYGYCWGNCGGSSSKYVLYKDILASYSNASTTDWLNVNGAQYSYNGLATMRSKATLAKQYGGIMIWELAGDVSSSSEQSLLRAIDSSIR; from the coding sequence ATGATTCAGCGTCGACAGTCAGAGCGATTCTTCCGGGCCGCGTGCGCGGCCCTGTTCCTCACGAGCGCGTGCGCCCCGGAGGCCACCGCCCCCGAGGCTCCGGACGAGGCCACCGGCACCACCCCGCAGGCGGTCATCGCCGGGGTGAGCTTCAAGACGGTGCTCGGCGGCCGGTACGTGGGCGCGCAGAACAACGGCGGCGGCGCGGTCATCGCGACGGCGACGGCCGTGCAGGCGTGGGAGAAGTTCACCCTCGATGACATCAACGGCGGGGCGCTCGAGAGCGGGGACTCGGTCTTCATCACCGCGGGCACGGGGCAGTACTTCCAGGCCGCCAACGGCGGTGGCTCCACGCTGAACGCCGCCAGCGCGAACCGGCAGGGCTGGGAGACGTTCCGCATCGTCAAGAAGAGCGGCAGCGGGGCGATCGCCAATGGCGACATCGTCGGCCTGCAGACGGTGACGACGGGCCACTGGGTGTCCGCGGAGAACGGGGGCGGCGGCACGGTGTTCGCCTACGGCGGCGCGCTCGGCGACTGGGAGCAGCTGACCATCTCGGGCCTGTCCGGGGGCACCACGCCGCCTCCCACTGGGCGGAAGCGCGTCGTGGGCTACCTGCCGAACTGGTACGGCTCCTACGCGAGCTGGGTGGGCAAGGTGGACTTCGACAAGCTCACGCACGTGAACCTGGCGTTCGCCCTGGGCGATGCGAACGGGCAGCTCCAGCTGGCGCCGGCGAGCGACCTGGCGACGTTCGTGAACGCCGCGCACGCCAAGGGCGTGAAGGTGTTCCCCTCGCTGTGCGGCGGTGGCGGCGACGACAAGATCGCGCCGTTCTACCAGCCTGCCCGGGTGGATGCCTTCGTGGACCACATCATCAACTACGTGGTCTCCAACAACATGGACGGCATCGACGTGGACGTGGAGGCGCCGGACCGCATGGGCTCGGTGTATGACACGTTCATCGCGAAGCTGATCGCCAAGGCCCGGCCGCGTGGCCTGCCGGTGACGGCGGCCGTGTCGCAGTGGATGCAGCACGGCATGTCGGACACGACGCTGCGGTCCTTCGACTTCATCACCGTCATGTCCTACGACAACACGGGCACCTGGACGGGCGCGGGCGAGCACTCCAGCTACGCGCAGGCGCAGACGGCGCTGACCTTCTATTCGAACAAGGGCGTGGCGAAGGACAAGATCGTCCTCGGCGTGCCGTTCTACGGGTACTGCTGGGGCAATTGCGGTGGGTCGAGCAGCAAGTACGTGCTCTACAAGGACATCCTGGCGAGCTACTCGAACGCGTCGACCACCGACTGGCTCAATGTGAACGGGGCCCAGTACTCGTATAACGGGCTGGCGACGATGCGCTCCAAGGCCACGCTGGCCAAGCAGTACGGCGGCATCATGATCTGGGAGCTGGCCGGAGACGTGAGCAGCTCCAGCGAGCAGTCCCTGCTGCGCGCCATCGACTCCTCGATCCGCTGA
- a CDS encoding MFS transporter — translation MERSEQARAAWAELALAVGGFGIGTGEFAIMGLLPEVAGELNVTAPQAGHLISAYALGVVVGAPVLAVLTARAPRRALLMGLMAAFAAGNFASALAPGYVSLTLLRFLTGVPHGAFFGVAALVAAALAKPDGRARAVGRVMLGLTVATVLGAPLATGFGQELSWRVAYAVVGGIGAVSLGLIARFVPDLQVVEGASPLRELGALARGQVWLTLAIGSVGAGGTFAVYTYITPALTELAGMRPAMVPLVLAVFGVGMILGNVVGSWLADRALMATMGGMLVWNAVVQGSFWFTAHHAGAAAVTVLLIGCGFALVPALQTRLMDVAADAQTLAASLNHSAFNVANALGAWLGGLAISAGHGWSSTGWVGTGLALCGLAVFGVSAALQARSSRAAASF, via the coding sequence GTGGAGCGGAGTGAGCAGGCAAGGGCGGCCTGGGCGGAGCTGGCCCTGGCGGTGGGCGGCTTTGGCATCGGCACGGGCGAGTTCGCCATCATGGGCCTGCTGCCCGAGGTGGCCGGGGAGCTGAACGTGACGGCGCCCCAGGCGGGGCACCTCATCAGCGCCTATGCGTTGGGCGTGGTGGTGGGCGCGCCCGTGCTCGCGGTGCTCACCGCGCGGGCGCCGCGCCGGGCGCTGCTGATGGGGCTGATGGCGGCCTTCGCGGCGGGCAACTTCGCCAGCGCGCTGGCGCCGGGGTACGTGTCCCTGACGCTGCTGCGCTTCCTGACGGGCGTGCCGCACGGGGCGTTCTTCGGCGTGGCGGCGCTGGTGGCGGCGGCGCTGGCGAAGCCGGATGGGCGGGCGCGGGCGGTGGGCCGGGTGATGCTCGGGCTGACGGTGGCCACCGTGCTGGGCGCGCCGCTGGCCACCGGGTTCGGGCAGGAGCTGAGCTGGCGCGTGGCCTACGCGGTGGTGGGCGGAATCGGCGCGGTGTCGCTGGGGCTCATCGCGCGGTTCGTGCCTGACCTCCAGGTGGTGGAGGGGGCCAGCCCCCTGCGCGAGCTGGGCGCCCTGGCCCGGGGGCAGGTGTGGCTGACGCTGGCCATTGGCTCGGTGGGCGCGGGAGGCACCTTCGCCGTGTACACGTACATCACCCCGGCGCTGACGGAGCTCGCGGGCATGCGCCCGGCCATGGTGCCGCTCGTGCTGGCGGTGTTCGGCGTGGGGATGATCCTCGGCAACGTCGTGGGCTCGTGGCTGGCGGACCGGGCGTTGATGGCCACCATGGGCGGGATGCTGGTGTGGAACGCGGTGGTGCAGGGCTCCTTCTGGTTCACGGCCCACCACGCCGGGGCGGCGGCGGTCACGGTGCTCCTGATTGGCTGCGGGTTCGCGCTGGTGCCCGCCCTCCAGACGCGGTTGATGGACGTGGCGGCGGACGCGCAGACCCTGGCCGCGTCGCTCAACCACTCCGCCTTCAACGTGGCGAACGCGCTGGGGGCCTGGCTGGGCGGGCTCGCCATCTCGGCGGGCCACGGCTGGTCGTCCACGGGGTGGGTGGGCACCGGGCTGGCGCTGTGCGGGCTGGCGGTGTTCGGCGTGTCGGCCGCGCTGCAGGCGCGTTCCAGCCGGGCGGCGGCCTCATTCTGA
- a CDS encoding AAA family ATPase has protein sequence MQLVSVQVGPFKSIDQPQTVKVDPEVTVLVGMNEAGKTVFLQALHKSDDAAGAAVFDPIEDYPRKDLSAYLNQHSKNPAQVAKLTYQLTEQELGELNRDLHTRLPAGFEFSVIRSYDNAVRPSIRIDEEPVLEYLRQDERISSDMKTALAAVTSVRSIPGATTHLSLTDNDKAWLTSVQQRIAKAPLESVVLSEVWDWLKQRLPKFAFFGEYELLPSKLNLTDLARRVEHVKAAAATQNAQQIKASQKMLEPQHRAVIALLRMADISVEDFTRPGRGYESLKARLEAISIKLTDEILEFWKQNEDLEVEVDIRLDPDEQPPFNAGPNIYLRIKNRRHRGVSTPFHQRSRGFTWFFSFLVWFDSVQHQLVVGDPGDRELILLLDEPGLNLHALAQSDFLRYIDRLAEKHQVIYTTHSPFMLHSDRLHQVRVVEDRVKVGTVLSENVSSSDPRTIFPLQAALGWTLAQNLFISERNLLVEGPSDLLYLKAMSSLLEAQGRAGLREEITIVPTGGLDKVVTFVALLGANGLKLAVLHDYRGRPEQRLEELVRQKMITSKALLDVSKFRDLTNIGKSGRASDIEDLLPVSLYLDYFNKTFSQQLESKKIVEADLPVGDRILERIERHLTDTGMHVRSSGGFNHYAVASLFVSSPPDSLDADTLTRFESLFRAVNALL, from the coding sequence GTGCAGCTTGTCTCGGTGCAGGTGGGGCCCTTTAAGTCAATTGATCAGCCTCAGACGGTCAAGGTCGATCCAGAAGTAACGGTCCTTGTCGGTATGAACGAGGCTGGTAAAACCGTATTCCTTCAGGCGCTCCACAAATCCGACGATGCCGCCGGTGCTGCTGTGTTCGATCCTATCGAGGATTATCCACGCAAAGATTTGTCGGCCTATCTCAATCAGCACTCGAAAAATCCCGCCCAAGTGGCGAAGCTCACTTATCAACTCACAGAGCAAGAGCTGGGCGAATTGAACCGCGACTTGCACACGAGGCTTCCAGCTGGCTTCGAGTTCTCTGTGATCCGCTCTTACGACAATGCGGTACGGCCCTCGATTAGGATTGATGAGGAGCCTGTCCTAGAGTATTTGCGTCAGGATGAGCGGATCAGCTCGGATATGAAGACTGCTCTTGCGGCAGTCACATCGGTAAGAAGTATCCCCGGGGCGACCACGCATCTTAGCCTCACAGACAACGATAAGGCTTGGCTTACGTCGGTCCAGCAACGCATTGCCAAAGCCCCATTGGAGTCTGTGGTCCTGTCTGAAGTTTGGGATTGGTTGAAACAGCGCCTCCCGAAGTTTGCTTTCTTCGGGGAGTACGAACTACTGCCTAGCAAGCTGAACCTTACCGATTTGGCACGGCGTGTCGAGCATGTAAAGGCAGCTGCCGCGACTCAGAATGCTCAGCAAATCAAAGCTTCACAAAAAATGCTGGAGCCTCAACATCGTGCGGTGATCGCCTTGCTGAGAATGGCCGATATCTCCGTAGAAGATTTCACGCGCCCTGGCCGAGGGTATGAGTCCCTCAAGGCGAGGCTTGAGGCCATATCCATCAAGCTGACTGATGAAATACTGGAGTTCTGGAAGCAAAACGAAGACTTGGAAGTCGAGGTCGACATTCGTCTCGATCCAGACGAGCAGCCACCGTTCAATGCCGGTCCGAACATCTACCTGCGCATCAAGAACCGGCGGCATCGGGGCGTCAGTACGCCGTTCCACCAGCGGAGTAGGGGCTTTACTTGGTTTTTCAGTTTCCTGGTGTGGTTTGACAGCGTGCAGCACCAACTGGTTGTCGGCGATCCTGGAGACCGTGAGCTCATCTTGCTGCTGGATGAGCCCGGGCTGAACCTTCACGCGCTCGCTCAATCAGATTTTCTGAGGTATATTGATAGATTGGCTGAGAAACACCAAGTGATCTACACCACGCACTCGCCGTTCATGCTCCATTCCGACCGGCTTCACCAAGTCCGTGTTGTCGAGGATCGTGTCAAGGTGGGCACTGTGCTCTCCGAAAACGTGAGCAGTTCAGATCCACGTACTATTTTTCCACTGCAGGCGGCACTAGGCTGGACCCTGGCGCAGAACCTATTTATTTCGGAGCGGAACCTGTTAGTGGAGGGGCCCTCTGATCTGCTGTATTTGAAAGCAATGTCGTCTCTACTTGAGGCTCAAGGACGAGCTGGTTTACGTGAGGAAATAACCATCGTACCAACAGGTGGACTCGACAAGGTGGTCACATTTGTTGCACTGCTTGGGGCTAACGGGCTCAAGCTTGCCGTCCTCCACGATTATCGGGGAAGACCCGAGCAGAGGCTTGAGGAGCTCGTGAGGCAGAAGATGATTACCTCAAAGGCCTTGCTCGACGTTTCGAAGTTCCGAGACCTCACTAATATTGGAAAGAGCGGCCGAGCATCGGATATTGAGGATCTCCTGCCAGTGAGCTTGTATCTTGACTACTTCAACAAGACTTTCAGTCAGCAACTTGAGAGCAAGAAGATCGTCGAGGCGGACTTGCCAGTTGGGGACCGAATCCTTGAGCGGATCGAGCGACACCTCACCGACACGGGAATGCATGTTCGCTCTAGTGGAGGGTTCAATCACTACGCGGTGGCTTCCCTCTTTGTCAGCAGTCCGCCTGACAGTCTTGACGCTGATACCCTCACTCGGTTCGAGTCTCTGTTCAGGGCGGTGAATGCACTGCTCTGA
- a CDS encoding glutathione S-transferase family protein, which translates to MITISAFQWVPPFAQGVVRDLRVRWALEEAGLPYQVRLIDPQVQTSSEYRALQPFGQVPIYQEGNLTLFESGAIVLHIASRSEGLLPTDEAGKARATMWMFAALNSIEIYFQNLAEIDFFYPGQEWGQQHRPDVVKMIQTRLGELATCLGSREYLEDRFTAGDLMMSTVLRILRHTDLLDGYPTLKAYKERCEARPAFQRALAAQLEPFQKRQA; encoded by the coding sequence ATGATCACCATCAGTGCGTTCCAGTGGGTCCCGCCGTTCGCGCAGGGCGTGGTTCGAGACCTCCGGGTGCGCTGGGCGCTGGAGGAAGCCGGACTGCCGTACCAGGTCCGGCTGATCGACCCCCAGGTCCAGACCTCCAGCGAGTACCGCGCGCTCCAGCCCTTCGGCCAGGTGCCCATCTACCAGGAGGGCAACCTCACCCTGTTCGAGTCGGGGGCGATCGTGCTCCACATCGCCTCCCGCAGCGAGGGGCTGCTGCCCACCGATGAGGCGGGCAAGGCGCGCGCCACCATGTGGATGTTCGCGGCGCTCAACTCGATCGAGATCTACTTCCAGAACCTGGCCGAGATCGACTTCTTCTACCCCGGCCAGGAGTGGGGCCAGCAGCACCGGCCGGACGTGGTGAAGATGATTCAGACCCGGCTGGGGGAGCTGGCCACCTGTCTGGGCAGCCGCGAGTACCTGGAGGACCGCTTCACCGCCGGCGATCTCATGATGTCGACGGTGCTGCGCATCCTGCGCCACACGGATCTGCTCGACGGCTACCCCACGCTGAAGGCGTACAAGGAGCGCTGTGAGGCGCGGCCAGCCTTCCAGCGGGCGCTGGCGGCCCAGCTGGAGCCCTTCCAAAAGCGGCAGGCCTGA